Proteins encoded in a region of the Puniceibacterium sp. IMCC21224 genome:
- a CDS encoding hydroxymethylglutaryl-CoA lyase, which produces MTDHVRVYEVGPRDGLQNEKALIPTKDKIALINLLSRAGFEKIEATSFVSPKWVPQLADAAEVMAGIDRRDGTDYSVLTPNLRGFEAALASGANEVAVFASASEAFSQKNINCSITESLQRFAPVMEAAHQAGLRVRGYVSCAVDCPYSGMVDPAAVARVAGALSDMGCYEIVPSDTIGRATPEAVQRMLAVVLADIPAARLACHFHDTGGQALANVAVAVDLGVRTFDSAVGGLGGCPYAPGAKGNLSTTALVTMLEQRGFHTGIDQVLLAKAEALVASLAPQNTTTGPQHDV; this is translated from the coding sequence ATGACGGATCATGTCCGAGTCTACGAAGTGGGTCCGCGCGACGGTTTGCAAAACGAAAAGGCGTTGATCCCGACCAAAGATAAGATCGCGCTGATCAACCTGCTGTCGCGGGCAGGGTTTGAAAAGATCGAAGCGACCAGTTTTGTGTCCCCGAAATGGGTACCACAATTGGCGGATGCTGCCGAAGTCATGGCGGGCATTGATCGACGTGACGGCACGGATTATTCCGTGCTGACGCCGAACCTGAGAGGGTTCGAGGCTGCCTTGGCCTCGGGCGCAAACGAGGTCGCAGTCTTTGCCTCAGCCTCTGAGGCGTTCAGTCAAAAGAACATCAATTGTTCGATCACCGAAAGCCTGCAAAGGTTTGCGCCGGTGATGGAGGCCGCGCATCAGGCCGGACTACGGGTACGGGGTTATGTCTCCTGTGCCGTGGACTGCCCGTATTCCGGCATGGTCGATCCCGCAGCTGTCGCCCGTGTCGCAGGCGCCCTATCGGACATGGGCTGCTACGAGATCGTGCCAAGCGACACCATCGGTAGGGCAACGCCCGAAGCGGTTCAACGGATGCTTGCGGTGGTGCTGGCGGATATCCCCGCGGCGCGTTTGGCGTGCCATTTTCATGACACCGGCGGGCAGGCACTGGCCAATGTCGCGGTCGCGGTCGACCTGGGGGTACGCACGTTCGACAGCGCGGTAGGAGGCCTTGGCGGCTGTCCTTATGCACCGGGGGCCAAGGGGAACCTGTCGACAACCGCGCTTGTCACCATGTTAGAACAGCGCGGGTTTCACACAGGGATTGATCAAGTTCTGCTGGCCAAGGCCGAGGCTCTGGTGGCCTCCCTTGCCCCTCAAAACACAACCACGGGGCCGCAACATGACGTTTGA
- a CDS encoding acyl-CoA synthetase: MTRLTEFTSYGDAQKHYAKEKLWELFDGDRERFNIAHECIDRHVDGENVALRIAHSDGADEVISFEEIARRSSQIAHYLDRQGIKKGDRVAVMIEPSLAFYSAMFGVIKSGAVAVPMFSLFGPDGIRLRVGDCKPKVFFTNSEKAPDAIAGGAKNVTVVDHDFLDGLNDLSAQYDWNTSGRDLAVLQYTSGTTRALPAAVKHSHQSIVTLMVAALYATGIRPGDRFFCPSSPAWGHGLWHGTLAPLAMGVSTGTFSGKFDAVRLLKGLHDFQITNLTAAATHYRMMRNSGEAETFTYCFDKLSFTGEPIDSETANYVERIFGTKVRSMYGTTEIGVIIANYPGAQDLEVRDGAMGKAVPGVEVEVQRADGTPADPDETGELMVKKRGEWFPTKDLGRVDADGYFYHGGRADDVIISAGWTIGAVEVEDAVLSHSAVAECAVIGAPDELRGLVVKAFVILKDSETDGLTKSIQDHVRARLARHEYPRQIEFVTDLPKTPAGKVNRKILRDQQAEKLAAAE, translated from the coding sequence ATGACCCGCTTGACGGAATTCACGTCCTATGGGGACGCTCAAAAGCACTATGCGAAAGAAAAGCTGTGGGAGCTGTTTGATGGCGACCGAGAGCGGTTCAACATCGCACATGAATGCATTGACCGGCACGTAGACGGTGAAAATGTCGCGCTGCGGATCGCTCATTCGGATGGCGCTGATGAAGTGATCAGTTTCGAAGAGATCGCGCGCCGGTCGTCGCAGATCGCGCATTATCTGGATCGCCAAGGGATCAAGAAAGGTGACCGCGTCGCCGTCATGATAGAGCCGTCGCTGGCATTCTACAGCGCCATGTTCGGTGTGATCAAAAGCGGCGCCGTCGCAGTGCCGATGTTTTCGCTGTTCGGGCCGGATGGTATTCGGCTGCGGGTGGGTGATTGCAAGCCGAAGGTGTTTTTTACCAATTCTGAGAAGGCGCCGGATGCGATTGCGGGTGGGGCCAAGAATGTGACGGTTGTCGATCACGACTTCCTCGACGGGTTGAATGATCTGTCCGCGCAGTATGATTGGAACACCTCGGGCCGTGATCTGGCGGTGCTGCAATATACTTCGGGCACCACACGGGCGCTGCCTGCGGCTGTCAAACACAGCCACCAGTCGATCGTGACGCTGATGGTTGCCGCGCTTTACGCGACCGGCATTCGCCCCGGCGACCGGTTTTTTTGCCCGTCGTCCCCCGCATGGGGGCACGGGTTGTGGCACGGCACCCTTGCGCCGCTGGCCATGGGGGTGTCGACAGGGACGTTCAGCGGCAAATTCGATGCCGTGCGCCTGCTGAAAGGGCTGCACGATTTTCAGATCACCAATCTGACAGCTGCGGCGACGCACTACAGGATGATGCGCAATTCGGGCGAAGCCGAGACTTTCACCTATTGCTTTGACAAGCTGTCATTTACCGGCGAGCCGATCGATTCCGAAACGGCCAATTACGTCGAACGGATCTTTGGCACCAAAGTCCGCTCAATGTACGGCACCACCGAAATTGGCGTGATTATTGCCAACTACCCCGGCGCGCAGGACCTTGAGGTCCGCGATGGCGCAATGGGCAAGGCCGTGCCGGGCGTCGAAGTCGAAGTGCAGCGCGCTGATGGAACGCCCGCTGATCCGGATGAAACCGGTGAGCTGATGGTCAAGAAACGCGGCGAATGGTTCCCGACCAAGGATCTGGGCCGGGTTGATGCGGATGGCTATTTTTACCACGGCGGTCGCGCGGATGACGTGATCATTTCAGCCGGCTGGACCATCGGAGCGGTCGAGGTTGAAGACGCCGTTCTAAGTCATTCAGCCGTCGCGGAATGCGCTGTGATCGGTGCACCGGACGAGCTGCGCGGGCTGGTGGTCAAGGCGTTTGTTATCCTCAAGGACTCGGAAACTGACGGCCTGACCAAGAGCATTCAGGATCATGTGCGGGCCCGGCTGGCGCGTCATGAATACCCCCGCCAGATCGAATTTGTCACCGACCTGCCCAAGACGCCGGCAGGCAAGGTGAACAGAAAGATCCTGCGCGATCAGCAAGCAGAAAAACTGGCTGCTGCGGAATAA
- the dctP gene encoding TRAP transporter substrate-binding protein DctP, whose translation MKHVHTILAAVVGTFAFGGMAVQAETLRLGDFQSTSHIVSVEGTSKWMTAVEEATDGAITFEHFPSQQAAKSKAQLDAVNNGILDAALLGASYHADALPLNSVVGLPGFYGTAEQGTVALQTMLADGPLRDEILAAGVTPIFGFVLPPYQVLAKSRLGMPTDWDALDVRTSGSTQAMTARALGAVGISIPGPEVYTAVERGRLDAVLFPLASVPGYKLNEVVSHISTNGSFGGYSFIMVVRTDLFDSFSDDVRANMLRLGGETAVHVAQAQDASVSGLIDEWTAQGIDTYQFTAEELATVTDALGAVSVDWAERLEIDQANAVLELYRSLTSE comes from the coding sequence ATGAAACATGTACATACAATTCTGGCGGCGGTTGTCGGCACCTTTGCGTTTGGCGGCATGGCGGTTCAGGCGGAAACGCTGCGTCTGGGCGATTTTCAGTCCACCAGCCATATCGTTTCGGTCGAAGGCACGTCCAAGTGGATGACCGCAGTCGAAGAGGCCACCGATGGCGCCATCACGTTCGAGCATTTCCCGTCCCAACAGGCGGCGAAATCCAAAGCGCAGCTTGATGCCGTGAACAATGGCATCCTAGACGCCGCATTGCTGGGGGCATCCTATCACGCTGATGCTTTACCGCTGAACTCTGTGGTTGGGTTGCCAGGCTTCTATGGCACTGCCGAGCAGGGCACTGTTGCCTTGCAGACCATGCTCGCCGATGGTCCGCTGCGGGACGAAATTCTCGCGGCTGGGGTCACGCCGATCTTCGGCTTTGTGCTGCCGCCGTATCAGGTGCTGGCCAAATCCCGCCTTGGGATGCCGACTGACTGGGATGCGCTGGATGTTCGCACCTCGGGGTCAACGCAGGCAATGACAGCCCGCGCCCTTGGCGCTGTCGGCATCTCGATCCCCGGACCCGAGGTTTACACGGCGGTTGAGCGTGGCCGTCTGGATGCCGTCCTGTTTCCGCTGGCATCGGTGCCAGGGTACAAGCTGAACGAGGTTGTCAGCCATATTTCAACAAACGGATCCTTTGGCGGCTACAGCTTTATCATGGTTGTGCGGACCGATCTGTTCGACAGCTTTTCTGACGACGTGCGCGCAAATATGCTGCGGCTTGGTGGTGAAACCGCCGTTCACGTCGCACAGGCGCAGGATGCCTCGGTTTCTGGCTTGATTGATGAATGGACAGCTCAGGGTATCGACACCTATCAGTTCACCGCCGAAGAACTTGCGACTGTCACCGACGCTTTGGGTGCCGTCAGCGTGGACTGGGCCGAGCGTCTGGAAATCGACCAGGCCAACGCTGTCCTCGAATTGTATCGTTCGCTGACCAGCGAATAA
- a CDS encoding MaoC family dehydratase N-terminal domain-containing protein, whose product MNDMTRKFPKITQEGLDDLRKRVGVKIERTVEPWCYEATRDNIRHYAHGIGDDNPLWCDPEYAKTTKYGDVLALPSFLFATSRIISGYVGGLPGVHAMWSGADWTWHKPILRNTEFRTEAYLKDLVEHDTRFAGKAVQQIYHVDFYDANTGEMLAEADSWCFRTDRDQARENGTKYTEAKAKGRRVYTQAELDEYYKYYEQETIRGAETRYWDDVNEGDELPTMVKGPMTATGFIAYAQGWGGLYIRANKLAWQLQQKHPSAGIKNKFGIPDCPERVHWEEEFALEVGAPGAYDYGPERTSWLTHQITNWMGDDGFLAQAKCQVRRHNPEGDIILINSTVTRKYEESGRYLVEIQQRAEQQDGEMSAVGSAIVELPKR is encoded by the coding sequence ATGAACGACATGACACGGAAATTCCCAAAGATTACGCAGGAAGGGCTGGACGATCTGCGCAAGCGGGTTGGTGTAAAGATCGAAAGAACTGTCGAGCCGTGGTGCTATGAGGCCACCCGCGACAACATCCGCCACTATGCCCACGGTATCGGCGACGACAATCCGCTGTGGTGCGATCCGGAGTATGCCAAGACCACGAAATATGGTGATGTTCTGGCGCTTCCCAGCTTTCTGTTCGCAACCAGCCGGATCATTTCGGGCTATGTTGGCGGCCTGCCGGGTGTGCACGCGATGTGGTCGGGTGCGGACTGGACGTGGCATAAACCGATCCTGCGCAACACCGAATTCCGCACCGAAGCCTACCTCAAGGATCTGGTCGAGCATGACACCCGCTTTGCCGGCAAAGCAGTGCAGCAGATTTATCACGTTGATTTCTATGACGCGAACACCGGCGAGATGCTGGCCGAGGCCGATAGCTGGTGTTTCCGCACCGACCGCGATCAGGCACGCGAAAACGGCACCAAATATACCGAGGCCAAGGCCAAGGGACGCCGTGTCTATACGCAGGCCGAACTGGATGAGTACTATAAGTATTACGAGCAGGAAACGATCCGCGGTGCCGAGACCCGGTATTGGGACGACGTGAACGAAGGCGACGAACTGCCGACAATGGTCAAGGGCCCGATGACGGCCACCGGGTTCATTGCCTATGCGCAGGGTTGGGGCGGTCTGTATATCCGCGCGAACAAGCTGGCGTGGCAGTTGCAGCAGAAACACCCCAGCGCCGGCATCAAGAACAAATTCGGCATTCCCGATTGCCCCGAGCGGGTGCATTGGGAAGAGGAATTCGCGCTGGAAGTTGGCGCACCGGGTGCCTATGACTACGGTCCCGAACGGACATCCTGGCTGACTCATCAGATCACCAACTGGATGGGGGATGACGGCTTTCTGGCGCAGGCAAAATGTCAGGTCCGTCGGCACAACCCCGAAGGCGACATCATCCTGATCAACAGCACCGTGACGCGCAAATACGAGGAAAGCGGGCGTTATCTGGTTGAAATCCAGCAGCGCGCGGAACAGCAGGACGGCGAAATGTCCGCTGTTGGCTCTGCAATCGTGGAACTGCCCAAACGCTGA
- a CDS encoding TRAP transporter large permease produces MLTFIAILLLLAVLMAARVPIAFAMGITGTLGLAAQLGFKPALAVLERTFFDTSASFILVAIPLFILMAELLTAGDVTRRAIIACQSWIGHVKGGLAMATVAASVLLAALVGSSTASTAAMASSAFPEMRRHNYSDRLAAAVVCVGGTLAVVVPPSIVLVVYGVLTETSIGKLFIAGIVPGLLTATGLAVVIKIIAQTTDQAPKGEPFVLKKAVRDSRHIIPMVLLMVAVIGAIYGGIASPSEAAALGVMGSLLIVLAQRTLTFVQFNRSVSGAIRATVMIVTIVACSAIFSNYLAFTRITHSLLEFVSTTDMPREVIMGIIILALLVMGMFMDQLAILSLAMPLAFPTAMALDYDPVWFGIVVTKTVEIGLLTPPLGLNAYVAAAQTKVPLGTIFRGILPFLGMEVIVLILLVSFPQITLLLPDLMTR; encoded by the coding sequence ATGCTTACATTCATAGCCATACTCCTCTTGCTTGCTGTCCTGATGGCGGCGCGTGTCCCGATTGCGTTTGCGATGGGGATCACAGGGACGCTGGGCCTTGCGGCTCAGCTTGGGTTTAAACCCGCTCTGGCCGTGTTGGAACGGACCTTTTTTGATACCTCCGCCTCATTCATTCTGGTTGCGATCCCACTGTTCATCCTGATGGCCGAATTGTTGACGGCGGGCGACGTGACGCGCCGGGCGATCATCGCCTGCCAGTCATGGATCGGCCACGTCAAAGGGGGGTTGGCCATGGCGACAGTAGCGGCGTCGGTCCTGCTTGCCGCTTTGGTCGGCAGTTCAACGGCATCTACCGCAGCGATGGCGTCGTCGGCCTTTCCCGAGATGCGCAGACACAACTATTCCGACCGTCTGGCCGCCGCAGTGGTCTGCGTCGGCGGTACGCTGGCGGTGGTTGTGCCGCCTTCAATTGTGCTGGTGGTTTACGGGGTCCTGACGGAAACTTCGATCGGCAAACTGTTCATTGCCGGGATTGTTCCGGGGCTTTTGACGGCGACAGGTCTGGCCGTCGTCATCAAGATCATCGCCCAAACCACGGATCAAGCGCCCAAGGGCGAGCCCTTTGTATTGAAAAAGGCGGTCAGGGACAGCCGTCACATCATTCCGATGGTATTGTTGATGGTCGCGGTGATCGGCGCGATCTACGGCGGTATCGCGTCGCCGTCCGAGGCAGCAGCCCTTGGGGTTATGGGATCGCTGCTGATTGTGCTGGCGCAGCGCACGTTGACGTTTGTGCAGTTCAATCGTTCGGTCAGCGGGGCGATCCGGGCGACCGTGATGATCGTCACAATCGTTGCCTGTTCGGCAATCTTTTCGAATTATCTGGCCTTCACGCGCATCACCCACAGCCTGCTGGAATTTGTGTCGACGACGGACATGCCGCGCGAGGTCATCATGGGTATCATCATTCTGGCACTGCTGGTGATGGGTATGTTCATGGATCAGCTTGCCATTCTGTCGCTGGCGATGCCTTTGGCGTTCCCGACTGCAATGGCGCTGGATTACGACCCTGTCTGGTTTGGGATCGTCGTGACCAAGACAGTCGAGATCGGCCTGCTGACGCCGCCGCTTGGGTTAAACGCCTATGTCGCGGCGGCGCAGACCAAGGTTCCGCTTGGAACGATTTTCCGCGGGATTCTGCCCTTTCTGGGGATGGAGGTGATTGTCCTCATTCTGTTGGTGTCGTTCCCGCAAATCACCCTGTTGTTGCCGGATCTCATGACACGCTGA
- a CDS encoding TRAP transporter small permease: MKTLGKLLTKLEDTLHIGGCLGLVGVAALINADILLRLFFNRPVQIQFELTELYLMPALATLSLSRVFRDGGHLALEITPEHLPGLLGLLIAKLRLLLPAVFFAAVTWMSGKFALHAFIRGDVEYGAVDWPLGWAYTVIPLGCGVLVLRLLHDALLQGDAEKT, encoded by the coding sequence TTGAAAACTTTGGGAAAACTTCTGACCAAATTAGAGGACACCCTCCATATCGGAGGGTGCCTCGGCCTCGTCGGGGTGGCGGCGTTGATCAATGCCGATATCCTGCTCCGGCTTTTCTTTAACAGGCCGGTGCAGATTCAATTCGAACTGACCGAACTCTACCTGATGCCAGCACTGGCCACGTTGTCCCTGTCGCGGGTTTTTCGCGATGGCGGGCACTTGGCGCTGGAAATTACGCCAGAACACCTACCCGGACTATTGGGGCTGCTGATCGCCAAGTTGCGGCTGCTGTTGCCTGCGGTGTTTTTTGCGGCGGTCACGTGGATGTCCGGAAAGTTTGCGCTCCATGCGTTCATCCGGGGGGATGTCGAATACGGGGCAGTCGATTGGCCGCTTGGGTGGGCCTACACCGTCATTCCGCTGGGATGCGGCGTATTGGTTTTGCGGCTACTCCACGACGCCTTGCTACAGGGCGACGCGGAAAAGACCTGA
- a CDS encoding crotonase/enoyl-CoA hydratase family protein: protein MTFEKIGLVTDARGVAAVTLKRPEKHNAMNAQMIAELSDVARALASDPAVRAVVLSGEGRSFCAGGDLGWMQEQAQKDRAGKMQEAGSLATMLGLWNVMPKPVIGRVHGAAYGGGIGLIAVCDIVIAEENTRFALTETRLGLIPATIGPFVVSRMGEAFARQVFFTAKPFDAAFLIRAGLVARSCAATDLDAAVEDEIAAILNCAPGAVAAAKALCRALAGANPADSAELTANALADCWETAETQEGIAAFFAKETPSWRQSS from the coding sequence ATGACGTTTGAAAAGATCGGTTTGGTCACAGATGCACGGGGCGTTGCTGCGGTCACGTTGAAACGTCCCGAGAAACATAATGCTATGAATGCGCAGATGATCGCCGAACTGAGCGACGTCGCCCGCGCGCTGGCCAGTGACCCTGCAGTGCGCGCGGTGGTTCTGTCCGGTGAGGGCCGCAGTTTCTGCGCCGGTGGCGATCTGGGCTGGATGCAGGAACAGGCGCAAAAGGATCGCGCCGGTAAAATGCAGGAGGCCGGATCGCTCGCCACGATGCTGGGGCTGTGGAATGTCATGCCCAAGCCGGTGATTGGGCGCGTCCACGGTGCGGCTTATGGTGGTGGGATCGGGCTGATCGCGGTTTGCGACATCGTCATTGCCGAAGAGAACACCCGCTTTGCCTTGACCGAAACGCGGCTGGGGCTGATCCCGGCCACCATTGGTCCCTTTGTCGTCAGTCGCATGGGAGAAGCGTTTGCCCGGCAGGTGTTCTTCACCGCCAAACCGTTTGATGCGGCGTTCCTGATCCGCGCGGGACTTGTTGCTCGGTCTTGCGCTGCGACTGATCTTGATGCCGCCGTCGAAGACGAAATCGCGGCAATTCTCAATTGCGCCCCCGGTGCTGTGGCTGCCGCCAAAGCATTGTGCCGTGCGCTGGCCGGAGCGAACCCGGCAGATTCTGCGGAACTGACCGCAAATGCGCTGGCGGACTGCTGGGAAACGGCGGAAACGCAGGAAGGCATCGCCGCCTTCTTTGCCAAAGAGACACCGTCCTGGCGTCAGTCGAGTTGA
- a CDS encoding biotin carboxylase N-terminal domain-containing protein gives MKKPFSKILIANRGEIACRVIRTARRMGVATVAVYSDADAAAMHVALADEAVHIGASPASESYLVGQRIIDAALQTGAEAIHPGYGFLSENPDFVDAVTAAGLTFVGPSSDAIRAMGLKDAAKDLMTKAGVPVVPGYQGANQDADFLADQAAQIGYPVLIKARAGGGGKGMRKVDDAAAFHEALASAQREGQASFGDPHVLVEKFITSPRHIEVQVFGDNHGGAVHLFERDCSLQRRHQKVIEEAPAPGMTDAVRDAMTGAAVAAARAISYSGAGTIEFIVDGSGPLRGDRFWFMEMNTRLQVEHPVTEAITGVDLVEWQLLVAAGAQLPLTQDDLHINGHAFEARLYAEDPTKGFLPATGKLEHLSFSPMARNDSGVRSGDSISPFYDPMIAKVITHAATRADALDGLLAALAQTHVVGTATNAEFLAALARHDGFVNETFDTGVIERDLTALTTGEPLSEVHIAFAAIAALNLDPAARGFGFRLWSPAQHSLRLIYDSELIERQLTLHETGTIVISGAETEPLSLQNLTVDGATMTARIGVTNAQVAAQVHLARRNAELLISVLCGGVVRDLTRPDPRSGRVTTADLGDVVVAPMTGTIVGLNVAVGDQVQEGAKLGVMEAMKMETTMLAPRAGTVSEVSCAVGDAVEGGSVLIRFEELAAE, from the coding sequence ATGAAAAAGCCCTTTTCAAAGATACTGATTGCCAACCGGGGTGAAATTGCCTGCCGCGTCATCCGAACTGCCCGGCGCATGGGGGTGGCCACGGTTGCGGTTTATTCCGATGCGGATGCCGCCGCCATGCATGTCGCATTGGCGGACGAGGCGGTGCATATCGGTGCATCCCCCGCCTCCGAAAGCTACCTGGTCGGCCAGCGCATCATAGATGCGGCCCTGCAAACCGGGGCAGAGGCAATCCATCCGGGCTATGGTTTCCTGTCGGAGAACCCGGACTTTGTCGACGCCGTGACCGCTGCGGGCCTAACGTTTGTCGGTCCCTCATCCGATGCGATCCGCGCGATGGGACTGAAAGATGCCGCTAAGGATCTGATGACCAAGGCTGGCGTGCCGGTTGTGCCCGGCTATCAGGGCGCAAATCAAGACGCGGATTTCCTAGCCGATCAGGCGGCGCAGATAGGCTACCCGGTTCTGATTAAGGCGCGCGCCGGCGGTGGCGGCAAAGGTATGCGCAAGGTCGACGACGCGGCTGCATTCCACGAGGCGCTGGCCTCGGCGCAGCGCGAAGGGCAGGCGTCGTTCGGTGATCCGCATGTGCTGGTGGAAAAGTTCATCACCTCGCCGCGTCATATCGAAGTGCAGGTGTTTGGCGACAACCACGGCGGCGCGGTACATCTGTTTGAACGCGACTGCTCGCTCCAGCGGCGTCACCAGAAGGTCATCGAAGAGGCACCCGCCCCCGGCATGACTGACGCTGTGCGCGATGCCATGACCGGTGCCGCAGTCGCTGCCGCCCGCGCAATCAGTTATAGCGGCGCGGGCACAATCGAATTCATCGTCGACGGTTCTGGCCCGCTGCGCGGAGACAGGTTTTGGTTCATGGAAATGAACACCAGACTGCAAGTCGAACACCCCGTGACCGAGGCGATAACCGGCGTTGATCTGGTCGAATGGCAGCTGCTGGTTGCCGCGGGTGCGCAGTTGCCACTGACCCAGGACGATCTGCACATCAACGGCCACGCATTCGAGGCGCGCCTGTACGCTGAGGATCCGACCAAGGGATTCCTGCCGGCGACGGGCAAATTGGAACATCTGTCGTTCAGCCCTATGGCGCGCAATGATTCCGGCGTGCGCAGCGGTGACAGTATCAGCCCGTTTTATGACCCGATGATTGCCAAGGTCATCACCCACGCCGCCACACGTGCGGACGCGCTGGACGGATTGTTGGCGGCTTTGGCGCAAACTCACGTTGTCGGCACCGCCACAAATGCCGAGTTTCTGGCGGCATTGGCCCGGCACGACGGGTTCGTAAACGAAACCTTTGATACCGGGGTCATCGAACGCGATCTGACGGCACTGACAACAGGCGAGCCGCTGAGCGAGGTGCATATTGCCTTTGCCGCCATCGCTGCGTTGAACCTTGATCCAGCCGCGCGCGGTTTTGGCTTTCGCCTGTGGTCCCCGGCGCAACATAGCCTGCGGCTCATCTACGATAGTGAGCTGATCGAGCGCCAGTTAACCCTGCACGAGACCGGAACCATCGTCATATCCGGCGCAGAGACAGAGCCACTGAGCCTGCAAAACCTGACCGTGGACGGCGCAACCATGACAGCCCGCATTGGCGTGACCAATGCGCAGGTTGCGGCGCAGGTGCATTTGGCCCGTCGCAATGCCGAATTGCTGATTTCGGTGCTTTGCGGCGGTGTGGTGCGTGATCTGACACGTCCTGACCCGCGGTCGGGGCGCGTCACCACCGCCGATCTGGGGGATGTTGTCGTAGCCCCCATGACCGGCACGATTGTCGGCCTGAATGTCGCCGTCGGGGATCAGGTGCAAGAGGGTGCAAAACTGGGTGTGATGGAGGCGATGAAGATGGAAACCACGATGCTGGCCCCGCGCGCCGGGACGGTGTCAGAGGTCAGTTGCGCTGTCGGCGATGCAGTCGAAGGCGGTTCTGTTCTGATCCGGTTCGAAGAATTGGCCGCAGAGTGA
- a CDS encoding carboxyl transferase domain-containing protein codes for MTILQSTLSTTSAEFTENAAAMETQYAKIANEAARIVAGGSESSRQRHVARGKLLPRDRIAGLLDPGSPFLEVGLFAASGLYNDEVPSAGAIAGIGRVEGRDCMILCNDATVKGGTYFPMTVKKHLRAQEIAEENNLPCIYLVDSGGANLNNQDEVFPDRDHFGRIFYNQARMSAKGIAQIAVVMGSCTAGGAYVPAMSDQTIIVREQGTIFLAGPPLVKVATGEVIDAETLGGGDTHTRLSGVADYLADDDRHALAIAREIVSHLGPVTRPHIEFKDAAAPLYPPEDVMGVVPANDKTPYDAREIIARLVDGSDFAEFKPRYGTTLITGFAHIDGVPVGIIANNGVLFSESSTKGAHFIELCCQRKIPLLFLQNITGFMVGSKYEAGGIAKDGAKLVTAVSTASVPKVTVIIGGSYGAGNYGMCGRAFGPRFVWMWPNARISVMGGAQASGVLADVRRAAIEAKGGTWSTEEEAAFKQPTIDMFERQSQPLYASARLWDDGIIDPRKTREVVSLSFRAALNAPIEDTKFGLFRM; via the coding sequence ATGACGATTTTGCAAAGCACTCTTTCGACGACTTCGGCAGAGTTCACCGAGAATGCAGCCGCGATGGAGACGCAATACGCCAAGATTGCGAACGAAGCGGCGCGGATCGTTGCGGGCGGGTCCGAGTCTTCACGCCAACGCCATGTCGCGCGGGGAAAACTGTTGCCGCGTGACCGGATCGCCGGGCTGCTGGACCCCGGATCGCCGTTTCTTGAGGTGGGTCTGTTCGCCGCGTCCGGGTTATATAATGACGAGGTGCCATCGGCTGGTGCCATCGCCGGGATTGGTCGGGTCGAGGGGCGCGATTGCATGATCCTGTGCAACGATGCGACCGTCAAAGGTGGCACCTATTTTCCGATGACAGTGAAAAAGCATCTGCGCGCGCAAGAGATCGCCGAAGAAAACAATCTGCCCTGCATCTACCTGGTCGATTCCGGTGGTGCCAACCTGAACAACCAGGACGAAGTGTTCCCCGACCGTGACCACTTTGGCCGCATTTTCTATAATCAGGCGCGGATGTCAGCCAAGGGCATCGCACAGATCGCTGTTGTTATGGGGTCCTGCACGGCGGGTGGCGCCTACGTGCCAGCGATGAGCGACCAGACCATCATCGTGCGCGAACAGGGCACCATCTTTCTGGCCGGGCCGCCACTGGTCAAGGTGGCGACGGGTGAAGTGATCGACGCTGAAACGCTGGGGGGCGGTGACACCCATACGCGGCTGTCCGGCGTGGCGGATTACCTTGCGGATGATGATCGACATGCGCTGGCCATCGCCCGCGAAATTGTCAGCCATCTTGGCCCGGTCACACGCCCGCATATCGAGTTTAAGGATGCCGCTGCCCCGCTCTATCCGCCCGAGGACGTCATGGGCGTGGTGCCCGCCAACGACAAAACCCCCTATGACGCGCGTGAGATTATTGCCCGGCTTGTCGATGGTTCGGATTTTGCCGAATTCAAGCCGCGCTACGGCACCACGCTGATCACGGGTTTTGCCCATATCGACGGTGTGCCGGTCGGGATCATCGCCAACAACGGCGTGCTGTTTTCCGAAAGCTCGACCAAGGGGGCGCATTTCATCGAACTGTGTTGTCAGCGCAAGATCCCGCTGTTGTTCCTGCAAAACATCACTGGTTTCATGGTCGGTTCCAAATACGAGGCCGGGGGCATCGCCAAGGATGGGGCCAAGCTGGTGACTGCGGTGTCGACCGCGTCGGTGCCCAAAGTGACTGTGATCATCGGTGGCTCGTATGGTGCTGGCAACTATGGCATGTGCGGACGCGCGTTTGGCCCGCGGTTCGTGTGGATGTGGCCGAATGCGCGGATCTCCGTCATGGGCGGTGCGCAGGCGTCAGGCGTCCTCGCTGATGTGCGCCGCGCCGCGATCGAGGCCAAGGGCGGCACCTGGTCAACCGAGGAAGAGGCGGCATTCAAACAGCCGACGATCGACATGTTCGAACGTCAGTCACAGCCGCTATACGCCTCGGCAAGGCTGTGGGATGACGGGATCATCGACCCGCGAAAAACCCGCGAAGTTGTCTCGTTATCTTTTCGGGCCGCGCTGAACGCACCGATTGAAGACACGAAATTTGGCCTGTTCAGGATGTGA